The Rhodoflexus caldus genome includes a window with the following:
- a CDS encoding FtsL-like putative cell division protein: protein MAVAVNRPKRQQQGAQGSLFAQVQTVQLGKLFNGWMGYFLLIALCGLLYIANLHYADRSVRTLNHLRKEVAELRTEYTMLRAQFILGSKRSIIKTKVNQLGLTENEKPAYELAADK, encoded by the coding sequence ATGGCAGTAGCAGTAAACAGGCCAAAAAGGCAACAGCAAGGCGCTCAGGGTAGCCTGTTTGCGCAAGTGCAGACGGTGCAATTAGGGAAACTTTTCAACGGGTGGATGGGCTATTTTTTACTCATCGCCTTGTGCGGGCTTCTTTACATCGCCAACCTGCACTATGCCGACCGAAGTGTACGGACACTGAATCACTTACGCAAAGAGGTGGCCGAGTTACGTACCGAATATACCATGCTTCGTGCACAATTTATTTTGGGCAGCAAACGAAGCATCATTAAAACAAAGGTCAATCAATTGGGACTGACCGAAAACGAAAAGCCCGCCTATGAACTGGCGGCTGATAAGTAG